The following DNA comes from Neofelis nebulosa isolate mNeoNeb1 chromosome 3, mNeoNeb1.pri, whole genome shotgun sequence.
atcatgacctgaaccaaagttggacgcttaaccgactgaaccacccaggcgcccctctgtgcaATAGCTTTGTAAAAGTTATTAGAATTACTATTAAATAAAACACCTCATACGCAAAATAGATATTGTTCAGGATGGTTgtcttgaaaaaagaagaaaaaaatcctcttgccaataaaaagagaaaaaaatcagagaaagggGCTATAAACCTCCCCAGAAAACCTGTGAAAGGAGCCCTCACCCCATCTCCTTGATGTTTCTAATTGCCTAGTATCGACAATATCTGGAAATGTCTTGTTAAGTCAGTTGAGTGTGGCCACCCCTAATTAGGAGAAATGTGATGAAATGTCTTCTCAACTGGAATCTGCGTGATATCCAACCAATACAGGCAGGCGTTTAATacttttttgggtttgttttcacAGGCAGTGCCCTTCGGAACTTAGCCTTAAAAATGAATCCCGTTGTTTCACAGCCAGGATATGGGACCGGGGGTGTGATGCATAGTGACTGGCAATCTGGTGTATTTGACTGCTGTGATGACCTGGGGATTTGTAAGTACATGTGTTATTGTTCCTCCTCGGCTCCCATAATACAGGTTTCTGACCTAATAAAACTCATCTACTCATCCTGCCATTGAGCTTCTGCTTTATGGTCAACTCAGAAGTCACAAGCTGCAAGCCCGTGGGTGGATTTAGCCCCCAGATATGTTTTGTTTGTCCTGTACAGAATGACTTCTCTTCaagcattactttaaaaatactaggAAACATATAAAAtcagatttcacataaaaatctggCCTCCCAATGTagatttccagcttctcttggaAATCGGAAAATATGGAGAGATGAGCCTTCAGCACACATGGTGGGGGTCTGCTGCTGCTTAGCATGAGCTAATCCCACTGAAGGAGATTCTCATTCTAGTTTGCCATATGTATTTATGTCCACCATTGTCTATTCTGTGTTTTTTGTCTCAATCTATTTCACTCATTTTAGCTGTGCGACCTTGAGTTTGTGATCCTTGCTTAGATCGATCACCTTTTGCAATTTTCCACCTCTTAGTATCACCATGTTCTTGACATATCGGTCTGGTTTGTCTTCTATTTACTTCTCCTTTTACCTACAATGCCGTCCTGTGTTTCCCAGCTTTCAGTGATGTTCTTGCGACTCTTGTCATTGTTCCATTTCAGGAAGCCTTGCGGGTTTTTAGCTTTACTGAAATCTAATTCTTTTCTACAACAAAACACACTGTTTATGTGAGAAACCTTTTCTTATTTCAGAGTCTCATGCCGTATGGGTTGCAGACATCCTCTGTGGGGTTCATCTTTCCATTGTGTGTGAAAAATGGCCTCCTTTTTTGTATGTGATGGAAGTTCTGCCAGGTTCTTTGGAGATAGCCTTTTGCTTAAAAACAATCAATCAAGAAACCACAGACTCTCTTATCATACCAGAACTCCATCCCAGAACttttcaaaacagatttttaCTCAAAGCATATTTGAGAACAGTTtcctgtttgtttctattttcttttttttattatttttttaaacatttatttatttttgagacagagagagacagagcatgaacaggggagggtcagagagagagggagacacagaatttgaaacaggctccaggctctgagcagtcagcacagagcccgacgcggggctcaaattcacgagcgagatcatgacctgagctgaagtcggccgcttaaccgactgagccacccaggtccccctgtttctattttcttaagcCCTTTCTCTGCCTTACAGAGACTCTTTACAGTGAAATTGCACTCAACTTTTTAAACTACCAATACACATATCCCTTAATTCCTGCTTGCTTCCATCCACATGATGAGGACAGTGCCCTCCTTTTGCCTGAATGACCACCTAGAAACTATTTCTGCTCTTTGTAATGATTTCTTTACTCAGTGTTTTCTGCCCCTAAACACCCTCCCATGGTTTTTCCACGGCTTCTCAGACATCCTGACGCCACAAACTTCCTCTGCAAGCGTGACCCAAATGTAACAAGGGCAGGGAAGAAAGATAATGGGAACAATCTCAGACTGGCAAGGCAGGAGCTTTTGCAATTAAATCTGACCTGGTAATAATGACTCACAAATTATCCCCAGTTCCTGGATAGCCGGCTCTAGAAGCAAGACACTGAGAGCCAGGTGACAACATTGTTTTCTCTGAGTCCCCATTAAAGTCATTTCCTGAGCCAACATCTTTTTGAAAGAGGTGTGATTTCATTGAAAGCATGGTGACTTTCACTAACTCTTCTGTGTGGcttcccccccttcctccctgcacccAGGCCTCTGTGGGACCTTCTTTCCCCTATGCCTTTCCTGTCAGATCGCCTCTGACATGAACGAATGCTGTCTGTGCGGAGCGAGTGTCGCCATGAGGACCTTGTATCGGACGCGATATGGCATCCCGGTAAGTCACCCGCGTGCACGGTGAGGCGTGAGCCCAGATACCAGAGGGTTCCCTTCAGTCTGACCACAACTGTGTGATTGCCCACCTTGCCTTCATGGCTTGGCCCTGATCTTTTCTCCACTCCTGTCCTAAATGTGTCATGTGATTACCAGGGGCTGTGCTGCCACGGACACCATGGAACAAATTAGTACCACAATCTTAAATTGTTCCAGTAGGTATGTCCCTGAAACAGTTGCTGGAGGTGAGTAGGTGAGGAACGGAGGGCCCTTAGCCTCTCCTGGCTTTACTCAGAGTCAGACATAGGACCCTACAAATCTGCAGGCTGAGCCACAGTTAGAAAGCCGTGGGGAGAAATGGGGGTGTAGTGGATCCTTTCACAGCTGGCACGTCTGCCTTCTAAGccagtgttcattcattcaaaagtgATTATTGAGCATCTGGACACTGGCTAAGTCCTAtcgtattcattcattcaacagggATTTATCCCGTACATCGGACATGCCGATTCCAGAAGCTAGAGACACCTCAGTGAACAAAGCAAATCAAAAGCCCTGTCTGCGTGTAGCTTACatcctttttcttcttatgtttttgaGAGCTTTATTTGCACATAGTTTCAGACTTAAAACTTGCAGAAataatacaacaacaaaaaagaaataatacaaagaattcCTGAATGCCCTTCACCCACATTCCCCAAATACTAAAATCTTGCCACCTTTGCTTTATTTACTCTTTCCTCTACCTCTCTgtccattctgttttattttttccaaaacattGAGAGGAAATTACAAACTTGATGTCCTATTACCTCTGTTACAGCATGCATTTCTTAATAGCAAGGACGTTCATTTATATAACCATAACATAATGATCAAAATCAGGAATTTAACACTGATACAACACTATCAGCTAATACGTGGATCTTATTTAAACTTTACCAATTAACCCAATTAACATTCTTTGGATGAGAAGAAAATCCATCTGGAATCACACATTTGTTTCAGGGAGTGTTTCAAATCACACATTTGTTTCACTAGGAGTGTAACTGTCACTCCTAGTTAGTCTCCTACAATAGGGAATAGTGTCTCACtctttccctgtctttttttcctcccaagtaCAGATCAGTTATTTTGTAGACTACCCCTCAATTTGGTGTGTCAAATTTGTCTTCATGGTTAGACAGGTTTTACACTTTGGCAGAACCTCCACAGAACTCACCCAATATGTGCTGTGCTTCATGTCAAGAGGCACATGACATCGGTGTATCCCATTATGGTGGTTTAATTTGATTACTTAGTTAAGATATAGCGTCTGCTAGGATTCTCGACGGTAATGTTGCCTTTTTCCCCTCTATAATGTGTAAGCACCTTGGTGagagatataaatattttattcctcatCAAACCTTCACCCACAAGGAATAATAGCCATTGACGATTCTCACCTGGATCAATTGTTACTATGATGGCTGTCAATggcagagcttacattctaataggAGAAGATGGCCACAGTGTGACTAAGTAAACACTTTATAGGGTGCTGATGAGTGgtacagaaaaaataaagccaagatGAGGAATAAAGAGTGTTGAAgcattctaattttattttattttcagcatcataaaatgtattttcatctaAACaaggtttatcccaggaatgcaaagatggttcagTATCAGAATACTCTATTTATAGattcaaaaagaaaagccatatgatcatctcaactgatGCCAAAAAAAGCATTCAACACAATTCAATACTCATCCACATTTTTAGAAAGGGAGTTCTAATTTTAAGTATGGTTATCAGGGAAGGCCTTGGTACAAAAGTAAAGACCTAAAAGGATGAGAAATTGACCCACCTGGGGGTCTtcagccaggcagagggaagggcaccACTAAAGACTTTTAAAGTAGAGTTTATCTGGAATGCTCCAGAAACTGCAAGGGGCTAGGGAGGTAGGTAtagagagagtgagggggtgAGGGTAGGATGTCATAGAAAAAGATGACATCAGAGCAAGAGTTAGAACTTCTAGGGCCTTGAAGACCATTATAAGAACTTTAGCTGTTACTCTGAGTGAGCAGAGAAGCCAttgaaatgttttaaacaaagaagtgacgtgatggatttttttcctgaaaacttaGCCTCTGCCCCAATCACTGCTCCCATAGAAACAGGAGCAAGTTCTTAATCCCCCTACGCCTCAGCCCCCTCACTGATTGAATGGTCATGATGATATCTCCCCTTGGTGGTGTAGTAAGAGTCATGTGAAATAATGTATGGACAATGTATATACTATCTATAGCACAGGATCTGGCAATTAATAAGTgctcagtaggggcgcctgggtggctcagtagtttggGCGGCCAGCTACagatgatctcgcggtctgtgagtttgagccccgcgtttggctctgtgctgagagagctcagagcctggagcctgcttcggattctgtgtctccctctctctgcctctgccctgcttgctctgtgtctctgtctctctctaaaaaataataaacattggggcgcctgagtggctcagtcggttaagcgtctgacttcggctcgggtcacaatctcacagtctgtgagttcgagccccgcgtcaggctctgtgctgacagctcagagcctggagcctgtttcagattctgtgtctccctctctgtctgaccctcccccgttcatgctctgtctctctctgtctcaaaaataagtaaacgttaaaaaaaaatttttttttaagtaataataaacattaaaaaaaaatttttaaataagtgctTGGTAAACAACTACTTttacttctgttcttttcttcgaGAATCACTCAGTTGTTTCACAGGGCAGAGGTGTGTTCAGAGCCTGACTCATTTCTCCTGCGTGCTTGCTCAGCTGCCTGACTTGCTCAGCAGCTGCAAGTGAGGCTGCTCTCATTCATGCTATTCTTAAGGCAGCATAACACACAGAGGTTCTTAATTTTGTGCCCTGACCTTGAACTTCCTGAATTGCATGCAAAGTGTCATTCATATGTACTTATGCATATGGTGTGAGGGTAAGATTCTCAAAGCAACCCAAAACCTCAACATGGAATATAGGAAGGGGAACTTAGCTGGATCCTGGAGATAAGGGGTTAGGAAACACTCAACATATAGCAAACTGTTTGACTCTCTGCTAAGTCATTTGGTGgtgtcagttttctcatctgtcatgAGGAAGTTGTGCAAGATGATTCCTAGTTCTAGGATTCTAGGATAAGGTATGGTTCCTCGATGTACAATGAAGCAATATATTTATAGACAGTGTATCTCTATTTCCTCCTTAGAACAGACCTAAAAATAATTCCCTGGACTGATTTGTATcattcaggctctctgctttgtttctctttcatatCCATGCAAACTTTTATGGGGCTGGTACAATGCAGCCTCTCTgatctgcaccccccccccccccccgcttcatGGACACAGTCAAGAAAGCATCCCTTTGGCCAGGGaataagagagaaggaggaagaaaagaaagaaacaactaCTGATTGTACTACTACTTGCTGGGATATTATTCTGATgtatatttactcatttactaCTTGCAAACTCCTGTGGTACAGGAATTGTTACCTCCCTTTATAGATATGGAAACcatatatatgagaaaatgagaaaggctTAAGGTCATAGAACATGTGAATGTTGGAATTGTTCACCCAGTGTCTCCTGCACCAGAATAGGCGTCCTTTCAAGGGCATGTCTCCCAGAAGGTCATTGAGGACCCAACTGGACCCTTCCATTGAGAAGGCCCCCAAATCCTTGCAAAGTACTCCATACCATGGTTTGCCAAACAATATtcattactttcttcttttcccgATAATTTGCGTATCTCCTTTTCTCCTAACACCCCCCCTTTGCAGAACTTGGGAGAGGTCAACGAAATTGGCCAGAGGGATGCAGTGTGGGGCCTGGTCTGGCACTACTTGCAAGCTACAGAAAATTTGTGCATTTCACAATCGGCTTTAAAGGGAAGCATTTTAGAAGAGATGACAGAGGACTCGGGCTATAGTTGTAAACTGCAGATCATTTGACATAGTGTCACAAGGGCACTGgcttgaaaaaagaaagaccaagagctgccaccaatttgttatgtGATCTGAACAAGTCATTTAGCTTCACTTGGTCAtcagaaaaataaggataatgtCACAGAATTCTCATGATAAAGCAGTAACATACAATgtaccttttttaaatgtttgttttattgattttgagagagagagcaaaagcaggggagggtcagaaagaaagagagagagagagagagagagagagaatcccaagcagtcttcatgctcagctcagagcccaacacaggactcaaacccaagaaccatgagatcatgatctgagctgaaattaagagtcagacacttaaccgactgagccacccagatgcccccaatgTACCTTTTAAAGAGTTTTGAAAAACTATACAAATGCAAGGAATTGTGTGAATGTATTTATGGGATATATGTTGACCCACTGCTTGTTTTTCCACAGGGATCTATTTGCAGTGATTTCCTATGGCTGGGATGTTTCCCTCATTGCACCCTTTGCCAACTCAAGCGAGatattgagaaaagaaaagcaatgaatgCTTTCTAAAAAGGGCTTACAACTTGGTAAGTTGTTGGGAATTCTTTGATTTAGGAGTAACAAAACAAATTCTCAAtaacatcttttatttccttggtcTTCTCTCACAAACACATGAAACATCCCTTACAAAATGGGggacaaatgatttttaattgcCAGGCCACACCAACAGTCGGTAGTCAGCTTCCATGGTTTGACAGGGCTAAATCTGATAGGATAACAATGAATTCTGGGATTTTTTAGGTTGTCTGCCACAGGAGGGGTGGCTGTGTGATGCGCCAAGTGAGCACGCCACATATCAACCACGTATATCTTAACTAGACCATGACTTAAGGTAGTCGAGATATGTATGCGACCAGACCTTCATTTCCCTAAGTATGGTTCCTAGATCTACTGTTACCAACAGTAACCAGTTCAGGTGTTCTACTAAACGTGACTGCGTAATGTGCTCTGTGTTCTTGATGACATCAGAATGTTAATATAACAATCCTTCCTCCAAAGTGATGGGAAGCTAGTTTTTAGTCTCTATAAGTGTGGACAATTCACCCAGTTATGCCAAATTCCCAAAGCCCCCACTATGAAGAAGAGTTACTGACTGTTTCGTGACTATGTTATCAAAATTGGGTAACTGCTCATTTACCTGGTTTCCTAAGCTCCCCTACTCACATTTTTAATCGTCTGAGTTCCTGTTTCTCTCAGGCAAGCAGGTAATAGTTTACTTGTCCTGTCTTTCAATCTCTTATTGCCAGTCCCCGTGGAATTTGCAATTAATGTTTAGTTTTCACGTGGAAATGGCTATTATCTATAAAATCCTATCTCCCAAGAGGCCTTTGAGAATGTTTGATTAGGATGGTACATTCATGTGCATAATAAGTTGTCACTGGCCCAATCTGTCCTTTTTTAGTTATTTTGCCACATGCTCCACAAAACAATGTCCTCTCCATGAGCATTTTAGTTCATTTCATGTTGCATTTTCATACCATTTTAGTATCCGAGCATTTGTCTCCCAATTGCTTTCAACCCTCAATGACTGAGATGCAGAGTCAAGATGGGGAGTTTTCTTAtcatccctcttcctcctttactCTACCTGCTGAGAATTGACTATTATCTCTCTTTCCAAGCACTGACGTTTGTTAAAAGGCCTGTGTTAATAACTTGACTCAGAACCTGATGCCAAAGTAGCCCTAAGGGAAGGAGGATGTGACAGTTTACTGGTATAGTCATCCGGTCAATGAAAAAGATTGGTTAGTGTTCTCTGCCCTTTGGAGACTCTTACCTTGGCATGGTTGATGATTCATTGACATTTGATAACAGAAATTAACTCTGGCAATCTACAGAGTATTCTATTGGTTCCCTCAACCACCTAGCGACAGTGCCTGACACtcagtaggcacttaataaatattgtgGAAGAATAACTCAATGCAACTTTCAAGCAAGGAAGCATAATGAGGCCTTCACCTAGGAGATTCATGTGAATCTTAACTGGTGATTGTGATTCTTTCTAATAGATTGTACTGAAGCAAGGACCATGatttgatgtaaattttaaatatgtaacaaTTTGGCAGTAGGGTTGAGGTGGAACAGAAGTTTCGATTTTTGGAACAAgataatataaagaaagaaactgataagtcctgatttgttcattcattctctcttttcttttctttcctttttttttttttcctgatttctacaGGTCATATTCACAATGTGGTGAAAGAAATGCTGGAATGACACACTGCACCTGCTGTGCTATCTCACTCCAAATCTGAGAAACTAATTCAACTAATCATATGGCTTCCAATGGCTTCAAGACCTTTTTAATATCCAGTTTATTGAAAAAGAAGTATATTTCCCATGCTGTTCTCTAAAATGACTGCTATTAAAAATGAACATCCTCCACATTTCTTGTGTCTTTAAATACAGCTTCATGAAAAAttcaatatgatttttttaaaaaaatgaacccaagtttgttaaaatgttaaagttgAATGACGGGTACAtggagagtctttttttttttttctttctttttttaattttgaaagccttttttttttaagtatagttgacacataaagattctttttttaaatgtttatttttatttattttgggggggagtgagtgggggaggggcagagaaagaagagagagagaatcccaagtaggcaccatgcccagtgcagagcctgatgtgagtctCCAtcccacaactgcaagatcatgacctgagccaataacaagagtcagatgcttaacctattgagctacccaggcacccacccaACACATCAAATATTTATCCTACTCTtctttcatacatatatatacaatacatatatatatatgcttgaaaatgtccagaataaaaagtgttttaagtGCTGTCAAGTGAAAAGCTTTCCTAATTGTAGACTTTCCCACCACTGGCAGACAAGGTGTCACCCTGTGCAATCTCTCACCCCCAAAAAGTGTGGTATTTTGATTCACCTTAGGCTTCCTTTGGTTGCTAAGATGGCATCTGGCACTTCCATACTTTACTTAAAGTAAATACACTCCAGGAGTATTTGCTGAGCAATGTAGAGTTTACTGTAGGTTATACGAACCAAAGAGAAGATTTCTGTCATAAGCCACATAGCAGATCTTCTAATTGAAATTGCCATCAGACATTTCTATCCTCCCTAAGGTCTTATGCAGCAAGCCAGCCACAGGAGCttcatgtacatttttttctttcttttttctccacaggttaacatggcattttaaaaacctgagatataattgatatatgaTATTGTATTAGTGTTAGATGTACAATATTCTGGTTTGATACATGTATGCACTGCATACAcgtacatattgcaaaatgatcactacagTAAGTTTAGCTTATTAACATCCATCACTGAACAtagtcacaattttttttcttgtattgagAACTCTTTAAgattactctcttagcaactttccaaTAGCAATACTTTACAATATGCAACACCACactatacattacatccccatgacatatttcttttataaccggaagtttgtacctttgactcCCTATCCCACCATGCCTACTTCTGGCAACCACCTATCTGTTCTATGAGTTCAGGTcatttgttttagatttcacacATAGGCAACACCATCCAGTGTTTATCTTTTACTGTCTGACTTAACACTTAGcttaatgccctcaagatccatccactGCTGTCATAAATAGAATtgccttcttttttatgactgggaaatatatatatatctcacatctttatccattgatcctTCAGTGAACACTTAGGcgtttccatgtcttggccactgtaaataatgctgcagtgaatgtcGGGTCAGtccacatacctttttttttttttttttaagtttatttctttattttgagagagagagagagagagaatcccaagcaggcttcatgctgttagcgcagaacctgatgtggggctcgaactacaggtgagatcatgacctgagccaaaatcaagagccagatgcttaaacaactgagccacccaggcaccccagtccacTTACCTTTCTTACGCAAAGCAATTTAGTTCTATCTTGGCTTTCTAGTCTAGGAACCACAGCCCCAAAGGTGCAGGATAAGGGTGGAATtcttaaacaaaaaatgttttccagatcGCTTATTGGAAAATTACAACATACTTCATATGTGTTGTATATAAAAGTCATGATAAATAGTTTTCTTGTAATCTTTGCTAGAACTGAGAAGTGTTATTATTTAGATTCATTCTCCCACTCCTTGACATCATGTTTCTTCTGGGCACTCCAAATGCCTAAGGCTGCCTTGCATCAAGCTCCTTCCTTTAAACCAAACCCTCCTTAAATGCTACAAGAGGCTAGAAATTGCTAATACCAAGGAGCAGCAACTCCTTTGAAGAAGATGGGGTTTGGAGACATGTAGATGATTTACAAATTGACAAAGCAAAGAATAGCAGAAGACAATTTATCTCAACTTCCAGGGTACAAAATGATTATCTGTACATTCCCCCCTCCCATGGATGTGGCATCAGAGTTAGTTGCACCTGCTTAGTGGCTTGAACAACTAGACTCATTTCTTCTACTCAACTGTCTACAATTTGGGGCAGAATCCCCCATCTCTGCTCATGCTGTATGACCTGGGGTGGCTGGCCTGGGGCTGGACGATCCCTTTTAGATGATGTACTCACTCTGCCTCTTGGCTAGTGGTTCAGCCAGGGCTTGAGCCTAGGGGCCTGGGTTGCTCTCCATATTAGCCAAGAGGCTGCTTGGATCGCCTCACAGTATGTTTGTTGGGTGTCCAGGGTAAGAATCGCAAAAGAACGTTATGGAAGTGCACATTTCTATGACCTAGCTTCAGAGGTCAGACAGCATCACCTCTGCCGAACTCTTTTGGTTGAGGCAGTTGCAAAGGTCCACCCAGGTCCGAAGGAGAGGGGACATAGAACCTAACTCTCAATGTATTGTGGCAAGGTCCTTGAAGAGTAAAAGGGACAGGAGATATTGTTGCAGCCCTTTCCGGAAAGTACAATCTGCCACAGATGTTGTGAGGGGCTCTGTGTTGTGTTTCTTGGTATCGGACCTGTAATCCACTTATTCTCA
Coding sequences within:
- the LOC131507381 gene encoding placenta-specific gene 8 protein-like isoform X1, which translates into the protein MASCFVKCQGYFLYGLCSVSTFPGCELFQDRHDIAYLFYQVAYVCSDYCSHGSALRNLALKMNPVVSQPGYGTGGVMHSDWQSGVFDCCDDLGICLCGTFFPLCLSCQIASDMNECCLCGASVAMRTLYRTRYGIPGSICSDFLWLGCFPHCTLCQLKRDIEKRKAMNAF
- the LOC131507381 gene encoding placenta-specific gene 8 protein-like isoform X2, with protein sequence MNPVVSQPGYGTGGVMHSDWQSGVFDCCDDLGICLCGTFFPLCLSCQIASDMNECCLCGASVAMRTLYRTRYGIPGSICSDFLWLGCFPHCTLCQLKRDIEKRKAMNAF